In Archangium lipolyticum, the following are encoded in one genomic region:
- a CDS encoding metallophosphoesterase family protein yields the protein MNLSPLLRRAGSAALLLSLGACQTAGVSGGTSSQVRPPPAVLVGAGDIASCESDQDEATAKLLDGLEGTVFTLGDNAYPDGTAEDYAKCYAPSWGRHKQRTRPTPGNHEYHSARAQPYFEYFGEAAGRPGQGYYSYEAGTWHVVVLNTELPAEARAEQERWLREDLKANPARCTLAYWHRPLFSSGWERDNPGVKELWDALYEAGAELVLSGHDHFYERFAPQTPDGHADPERGIREFVVGTGGKDSYVFGDPQPHSEVRQSDTFGVLKLTLEDGAYSWEFLSVEGDFEDRGQGVCH from the coding sequence ATGAACCTGTCCCCCCTTCTGCGCCGCGCGGGGAGCGCGGCCCTGCTTCTGTCACTCGGTGCCTGCCAGACGGCGGGAGTCTCGGGAGGAACGAGCTCGCAGGTGCGTCCGCCACCGGCGGTCCTGGTGGGAGCGGGAGACATCGCGAGCTGCGAGTCGGACCAGGACGAGGCCACGGCGAAGCTGTTGGATGGACTCGAGGGGACGGTGTTCACGCTGGGGGACAACGCCTATCCGGATGGCACGGCGGAAGACTACGCGAAGTGCTACGCGCCTTCATGGGGGCGGCACAAGCAGCGCACGCGCCCGACGCCGGGCAACCATGAGTACCACTCGGCCCGGGCGCAGCCGTACTTCGAGTACTTCGGCGAGGCGGCGGGCAGGCCGGGCCAGGGCTACTACAGCTACGAGGCGGGCACCTGGCACGTGGTGGTGCTCAACACCGAGCTTCCGGCGGAGGCGCGAGCGGAGCAGGAGCGCTGGCTGCGCGAGGACCTGAAGGCGAACCCGGCACGGTGCACGCTGGCCTACTGGCACCGGCCGCTCTTCAGCTCGGGGTGGGAGCGGGACAACCCGGGCGTGAAGGAGCTGTGGGACGCGCTGTACGAGGCCGGAGCGGAGCTGGTGCTGTCGGGCCACGACCACTTCTACGAGCGCTTCGCCCCCCAGACGCCCGACGGCCACGCGGATCCAGAGCGGGGCATCCGGGAGTTCGTGGTGGGAACGGGAGGCAAGGACTCCTACGTCTTCGGCGATCCCCAGCCCCACAGCGAGGTGCGCCAGAGCGACACCTTCGGGGTGCTGAAGCTCACGCTGGAGGACGGCGCCTACTCGTGGGAGTTCCTCTCCGTGGAAGGTGACTTCGAGGATCGGGGCCAGGGCGTCTGTCATTAG
- a CDS encoding DUF4365 domain-containing protein — MDINQRKEKFGEAYLRAVASVAGFTLYRPEVDDDSVDWGIAARGTEVLRRRPRVELQLKCTSADVLREDGLHFALGLRNYEQLRETNLLVPRILLVVRVPVEPGEWLSQSERELTLRHCAWWVSLRGLEPTPNTGTVTVVLPRLQVLSPGALHRMMERINRGEAP; from the coding sequence ATGGACATCAACCAGCGCAAAGAGAAGTTTGGCGAGGCGTACCTCCGCGCTGTCGCCAGCGTAGCTGGCTTCACGCTGTACAGGCCCGAGGTCGATGATGACAGCGTGGACTGGGGCATCGCCGCTCGAGGCACTGAAGTGTTGCGCCGCAGACCGCGCGTCGAGCTGCAGCTCAAGTGCACCTCGGCTGATGTCCTCCGGGAGGACGGACTCCACTTCGCCCTGGGTCTGCGCAACTATGAGCAGCTCCGGGAGACGAACCTCCTCGTGCCCCGGATCCTCCTCGTCGTCCGCGTCCCGGTCGAACCCGGCGAATGGCTATCTCAATCGGAGCGGGAGCTCACGCTACGCCACTGCGCCTGGTGGGTATCACTGCGTGGACTCGAACCGACCCCCAATACCGGAACCGTCACGGTCGTACTCCCGCGCCTTCAGGTGCTGAGTCCAGGGGCACTCCACAGGATGATGGAGCGCATCAACCGGGGAGAGGCGCCATGA
- a CDS encoding Ig-like domain-containing protein: protein MRLFPTAAVLAVSALLPACEVPISEYCTLEARPSVQVTVVDAQGNPQRDARVTFTRDGGPEQQAQCNGGRDPQQGNCDTWVTEYERPGQFVIKATSADGQRSVQQQVTVTEDECHVRSESVKLVLPG from the coding sequence ATGCGCCTCTTCCCCACCGCCGCGGTGCTCGCCGTCTCCGCCCTCCTTCCCGCCTGTGAGGTTCCGATCTCCGAGTACTGTACCCTCGAGGCACGGCCCTCGGTGCAGGTGACGGTGGTGGATGCACAGGGCAATCCGCAGCGGGACGCCCGCGTCACCTTCACGCGGGACGGCGGCCCCGAGCAGCAGGCTCAGTGCAATGGCGGTCGCGACCCGCAGCAGGGCAACTGCGACACCTGGGTGACGGAGTACGAGCGGCCGGGCCAGTTCGTCATCAAGGCCACGAGCGCCGACGGCCAGCGCTCCGTGCAGCAACAGGTCACCGTGACCGAGGACGAGTGCCACGTCCGCAGCGAGTCCGTGAAGCTCGTCCTCCCGGGCTGA